A window of Gadus chalcogrammus isolate NIFS_2021 chromosome 16, NIFS_Gcha_1.0, whole genome shotgun sequence contains these coding sequences:
- the relt gene encoding tumor necrosis factor receptor superfamily member 19L, whose amino-acid sequence MMNHLCCSALVLLTVLDCGGTAAVQCRWGEACMCLQCPAGQQPSKACGQVQAPATDVQCQACPQGTFADALDSELCRPHASCMELKRQVATPGSAVSDTVCGGCLPGFNPSSVENDGPSKPCVEAGPAGHVRAVRTAGSGPASTGGRLANGTAVRGAEEKTAEYAVFALVPVFCVMGLLGILICNILKKKGYRCTAEKEGGDEETATPEKEANGCPYIPDDPNEDTISVLVRLITEKKENAAALEELLLEYETSQMAMNKSSSIKFPKLSPLAQFRSLPRLCPHQSHLHTISGLSGLFPRHGYRCSRCAQRKWPAILIPPLEALKDHPLKPPQSLILPYLDAGVDTQKSPLLGGVCVDEPRPQAAVPKATPQKVGESFEGGKEKKKEGEPTVLSVGRFQVAQITENRPVTVETKASTQEQRNSLFGGNPFSSLSGVSRR is encoded by the exons atgatgaacCACCTTTGCTGCTCAGCTCTCGTCCTACtcaca GTTTTAGACTGTGGTGGGACTGCAGCAGTGCAGTGTCGGTGGGGGGAggcgtgtatgtgtctgcagTGCCCTGCTGGCCAGCAACCATCCAAG GCGTGTGGACAGGTCCAAGCACCAGCAACAGACGTGCAATGCCAGGCTTGCCCACAGGGCACGTTTGCAGATGCGCTCGACTCTGAACTCTGTCGCCCACATGCATCCTGTATGGAGCTCAAGCGACAGGTGGCCACCCCTGGCAGCGCGGTATCTGACACTGTCTGTGGAGGCTGTCTGCCTGG ATTCAACCCGTCTTCCGTAGAAAACGACGGCCCCTCAAAGCCGTGCGTGGAAG ccggGCCGGCGGGGCACGTGAGGGCGGTCCGCACCGCGGGCAGCGGGCCGGCGAGCACAGGCGGCCGTCTGGCCAACGGCACGGCGGTGCGCGGCGCGGAGGAGAAGACGGCCGAGTACGCCGTGTTCGCCCTGGTGCCCGTCTTCTGCGTGATGGGCCTGCTGGGCATCCTCATCTGCAACATCCTGAAGAAGAAGGGCTACCGCTGCACCGCCGAGAAGGAGGGCGGGGACGAGGAGACGGCCACCCCAGAGaaagaag cCAATGGCTGTCCATACATACCGGACGACCCCAACGAGGACACCATCAGTGTCCTGGTACGCCTCATCACTGAGAAGAAAG aaAATGCTGCTGCACTTGAGGAACTTTTGCTGGAATATGAAACCAGTCAGATGGCCATGAACAAGAGCTCATCAATCAa GTTCCCCAAGCTCTCCCCTTTGGCTCAGTTCCGCTCCCTGCCCCGGCTGTGCCCCCACCAGTCCCACCTGCACACCATCTCGGGCCTGTCCGGCCTGTTCCCAAGGCACGGCTACCGCTGCTCCCGCTGCGCCCAGAGGAAGTGGCCCGCCATCCTGATCCCCCCGCTGGAGGCTCTCAAAGACCACCCCCTGAAGCCCCCACAGAGCCTGATCCTGCCCTACCTGGACGCGGGCGTCGACACCCAGAAGAGCCCCCTGCTGGGGGGAGTGTGCGTGGACGAGCCGAGGCCCCAGGCCGCCGTGCCAAAGGCCACACCGCAGAAGGTGGGGGAGAGCTTTGAGGGAggcaaggagaagaagaaagagggagagcccACGGTGCTCTCTGTGGGAAG ATTTCAAGTGGCCCAGATTACAGAGAACAGACCTGTCACCGTGGAAACCAAGGCATCCACTCAGGAGCAACGGAACTCTCTTTTTGGCGGGAATCCCTTCTCCTCACTCTCAGGAGTCTCAAGGAg GTGA